CTTCAGGAACCATTTTATTGAAAACAGTTTCAAAATCGACTCTGACACTAGGATCGGCATTTTCATTAATAGTTAAGCCTGCAGATGTATGTTTTAAGAACAAATTCAATATACCATTTTTTGGCAATCTGATTTCCCTTTCAATATCTGTTGTAATCAAATGGAATCCTCTTGCTCTGGGGCGCAATTCTATTTCTACTTGTTGAATCATTTTTTGATTTTAAAATTGTTTTGCTTGTAGCTTAGGTTCAAAGTTAAGCTGGTAAAATAACCTATCTCAAGTAAAGCCGCGAAGTCGCAAAGAATATGTACTAGACTTCCAATACTTTACAATTTATTACAATTCTTTACATTGTCTTACGATTCTTCACCCGCTTGTCCTCCTTCAATCACCTGTTTTGCATCTTCTTCCGTTCCAAGAATTACAGCTATCCACTTGGTTCTAGAACTTTGTTCCATCATAATTTTTATGGTCATAGTTAATGGTACCGAGAGGAACATACCTACAGTTCCGAAAATAAATCCCCAGAATAATAAGGAGGCAAAAACGATAAAAGTAGATAGCCCCATTCCCTTACCCATCATCTTAGGTTCTACTACATTTCCTACTATCGTATTGGCAGCAACAAAAATTACAGAAGTCCAGATCCCACCTATAAATCCCAATTGAATTAAGGCGAATAAAACAGCAGGTACTGCGGCTATTATGGAACCAATATTAGGAATATAATTCAGCAGAAAAGCAATTAATGCCCAAATGATGGCATAGTCAAGGCCAAGAATGGCTAATGATATCCATACCATGGCACCCGTTAACAAACTAGTTATGGTTTTAATGGATAAATAATTCCTAATGCTATTTCCAATAGTATTAAAGTAAGAAATCGAAACATTAGTATTAATGGCTATGGCCTTTGATTTTATGGAGAAACTATCTAATTCAAATAATAAAAATAAGACTAAAAAAACAATGGTGAAAGCATTCCCCATAAAACCACCCAATTGACCTAAAAACCCCGCAGTCAGATTCATCACTTTTGAAGGATCAAAAATATTGGTTAATTTACCCATGGACAAATTGACTCCATAACCTTTCATGAACTCCATAACAGCGACTCCCATTTCGGTGAGATTTTGCTCATATAAGGGTGCATTTTTTGAGAAGGATGAAAGAGAATTACTAATAAGCTCTCCGAAACCAACAAATACCACAATAATCAATAAAAAGACCATGGGAATAGCCAAACTTTGGGGGACTTTTTTTCTCTTTAACCAAATAATGGGTTGAGCAAAAACGATTGAAACAAAGAATGCCATCAAAAATTGGGTGATAATAGATTCCGCATAAATCATTCCACCAACTACTATTATAAATGCGGCAAAGAGAACAATATTAGGGATTGATTTTGTTTGTTTTTGCATGGGATCCATATTGGTTTTTTTGGATTATTAATTGAGAGAATAATAATACGAATAATTATCAATCTTACGAGAAGAAATACATCAATAATTTCTAAAAATCATAATAGAAAAGCATCCAGAAGCGACTTGCTCTTCCTGAAGTATTATCTAAATTCCATTTCCGACCATAAGCATATTCAAAACCTACCCTTGCTCCCCGAATAATTTCCCAAAAAGCATCAAAGGATAAACTGAGACTATTTTTATAGGCTTTATTTGCTTGATATTCTTTATTGAAAATATTAGCATAGCCTAAAGAAACACTGGAAGTAATTCTCTCGTTATAATCGAATCCATAGGAAAGAAATCCTCCAAAAGAATAAAGGCTTTCATATCTACCTATACTTGGACTAAAAACAGCATCATTACCAGTTCCAGAGAAAGTAGTAATAAAATGTGAAATAGACTTTCCGTATGTAGCTTGGTATTTGATATTCTGACCCTCGGGCAAGTTAAAAACGCCAGATAAGGAACTACCAAAGCCAAACAAATTAGTCACATTATATGTTGGGTCCTTTATTGATATCGTATTCACAACAACTGACAATTGAATATCTCCAAAGTCACCGTTGCGTTTTATCCTTCCTGTTAAATCAGGCACCAGCTGAATAGTTTCTAATTCTAAGGTATCGTAATCTTGAGTACTTAAATCAGGAATAGAATACTCCAAAGCGGCTGCAAATTCCATGTTAGAATTTACACGTGTGGAATATCTTATTTGAGGGTTTCTTAAAATCACACTCCCTGTTGGCCCATTTCCATCCACAGTAGCTGGCATGGAGGAAACATTACTAAATAAAGACCAGGTTTGACCAAATAATAAGTTCCCTATCTGTCCATAAGCATGTCTAATTCTAAATTGGCCATTATTACCATTGAAATCCATTTCTAATCTACCAAAAATAACTCGTTTACCTACTTTCCTTTTGACCTCAAAGCCAATTCTGGATTCGTTTAATGTATTATAATAATTGGGTTGTCTTATATTATTCTCCCCGGTTGGAATATAATAGGTACTAAAAGAGTTTTTCACAGGCATTTCAACCATGTCATAAAATGTAGAAAATCGAATAGAGCCTAGAATACGCAATTGCATATTACCATCAGGCGCCAACAAATAGAGTCCTCTGTCATTAGAAATATCTAAGGGGCTTGATTCCTCAATAGCCAAAGTATCAGCATCAATCTCCTCACTCATCAGACTGGACGAAATTATCTTTTTTGTGGTATCAAAACCTATAATTCCTTGAGCTGAAACAATTACACCACCTAGGAGAAAAATGACTATAGCGGTTGAGATTCTTATATTTTCTAGTTTTCGCATGGAATATTTCTTAAAGCAAAAATAGGGATTTAAATAGATCTAAGAACAAGTGGAAAACAAATTGATCTAATTCAGTTCAAACGAATTCAGCCTAGAACCAAAGGAATTTATTTACCATATTTCAATTTTTTTCGTAACTTCACACAAAAGAACAATTTTTATTTGCAATTCAATGGCAAAAAATAAATTATTAGACTTCATAGACTTCAAACAGGTAAGTTTATTACTCGATGGATTTAATAAAACTACGGGGTTTGTTACTGCTATACTTGATTTGGATGGGAACATCTTATGTCAATCTGGTTGGCGAAATATTTGTGTGCGTTTTCACAGAACAAATAAAGAAACAGCACATAAATGCGAAATCAGTGATACGCGAATTGCAAACAAATTAGCCTCTGGTGAAGAATATCATAGCTATCAATGTTTAAATGGACTTATAGATGTTGCAGTACCTTTAA
This Lentimicrobium sp. L6 DNA region includes the following protein-coding sequences:
- a CDS encoding secondary thiamine-phosphate synthase enzyme YjbQ, translating into MIQQVEIELRPRARGFHLITTDIEREIRLPKNGILNLFLKHTSAGLTINENADPSVRVDFETVFNKMVPEDDPDYVHIFEGADDMPAHIKSSLVGVSLNIPIHNSRLALGIWQGIYLCEFRDQGGPRKILATIYS
- a CDS encoding DcaP family trimeric outer membrane transporter, with translation MRKLENIRISTAIVIFLLGGVIVSAQGIIGFDTTKKIISSSLMSEEIDADTLAIEESSPLDISNDRGLYLLAPDGNMQLRILGSIRFSTFYDMVEMPVKNSFSTYYIPTGENNIRQPNYYNTLNESRIGFEVKRKVGKRVIFGRLEMDFNGNNGQFRIRHAYGQIGNLLFGQTWSLFSNVSSMPATVDGNGPTGSVILRNPQIRYSTRVNSNMEFAAALEYSIPDLSTQDYDTLELETIQLVPDLTGRIKRNGDFGDIQLSVVVNTISIKDPTYNVTNLFGFGSSLSGVFNLPEGQNIKYQATYGKSISHFITTFSGTGNDAVFSPSIGRYESLYSFGGFLSYGFDYNERITSSVSLGYANIFNKEYQANKAYKNSLSLSFDAFWEIIRGARVGFEYAYGRKWNLDNTSGRASRFWMLFYYDF
- a CDS encoding AI-2E family transporter is translated as MQKQTKSIPNIVLFAAFIIVVGGMIYAESIITQFLMAFFVSIVFAQPIIWLKRKKVPQSLAIPMVFLLIIVVFVGFGELISNSLSSFSKNAPLYEQNLTEMGVAVMEFMKGYGVNLSMGKLTNIFDPSKVMNLTAGFLGQLGGFMGNAFTIVFLVLFLLFELDSFSIKSKAIAINTNVSISYFNTIGNSIRNYLSIKTITSLLTGAMVWISLAILGLDYAIIWALIAFLLNYIPNIGSIIAAVPAVLFALIQLGFIGGIWTSVIFVAANTIVGNVVEPKMMGKGMGLSTFIVFASLLFWGFIFGTVGMFLSVPLTMTIKIMMEQSSRTKWIAVILGTEEDAKQVIEGGQAGEES